The following are encoded in a window of Magnolia sinica isolate HGM2019 chromosome 11, MsV1, whole genome shotgun sequence genomic DNA:
- the LOC131219260 gene encoding uncharacterized protein LOC131219260, whose product MARKNGWTAWMHNTYIKVGHRVLGEAGSHRIRSPVSYTNKEELGITNRRSLSLASSSMATPARAEILSLFRSLLRTARSFSNYNIREYARRRTADGFRQNRNLSGPSSISSVFSDGKSQIEVAKRQAIVYSLYAPKAKSVMEITS is encoded by the coding sequence ATGGctaggaaaaacggatggacggcgtggatgcataatacatatatcaaggtaggccatagagtcttgggtgaggccgggtctcacCGAATCCGCTCTCCTGTCAGTTACACGAATAAGGAGGAACTTGGAATTACCAATCGCCGGTCTCTTTCTCTCGCCTCCTCTTCAATGGCGACTCCAGCGAGAGCAGAAATCCTATCGCTCTTCCGCTCTCTGCTGCGAACGGCTCGATCCTTCTCCAACTACAACATCAGGGAGTACGCCAGGCGCAGAACCGCCGACGGTTTCCGCCAAAACCGCAATCTCTCCGGCCCTTCTTCAATCTCTTCCGTTTTCTCAGACGGAAAGTCTCAGATCGAGGTCGCAAAGAGGCAGGCAATCGTCTATTCTCTCTATGCTCCCAAGGCGAAGAGCGTCATGGAAATCACAAGCTGA